In one Candidatus Nomurabacteria bacterium genomic region, the following are encoded:
- a CDS encoding type IV secretion system DNA-binding domain-containing protein: MAPEYNHDHENEITLFAETNFRNQKRKFGIKTDDRRRHIYIIGKTGMGKTTLQENFVLADIMAGHGCCYVDPHGDTAEKLLDYIPAHRINDVIYFNPADVDFPIGFNILETENDDQKHLIASGLMGVFKKIWPDVWSPRMEYILINCIHALLDYPGATLLGINRLLVDKDYRARVITKIKDPIVKTFWVAEFTQWSEKYATEAIAPVQNKVGQFLSSSIIRNIVAQVKSTINLRRVMDDGKILIVNLAKGRIGEDNMRLLGGMLVTKIQLAAQERQNVPEKDRRDFYLYVDEFQNFANESFASILSEARKFHLNLTVAHQYIEQLDEKVAAAIFGNVGTIIAMRVGGADATAMETEFAPTFTPEDLVNLAKYQIYLKLMVDGVATPPFSANTLAPIATKTDNQEKVIAVSRERYAEPRHIIEAKVLQWSGMEANTQAPDAPVKAAPIPAALEQAVREFEEKKKQGEQADIIPSGDTTSILPPVTASEEPTLNDANVSDRAVLVPAQSIKESSLDLGDVDTTEYLKIRPERLEAIKASIPQAQGKKQRPDFPHTCSRCGKVFNLAIQLDTSRPIYCTDCRPIVAEERKSKQGMIRSVKRTAVPDEKVAAIVRKEDEVRPGFSSASAQPNRPRIIRSEQPAPQVKIVPKADQEDEDLDLLAAIKKAKGEDIVTSKSALEDRAGMTEAISELITKPAMNAKKKRRRSRNKKPQEQAQQTSSSAYAGQKSDPVKREVEPTKTHTLTQGDRVRFDDIDL, encoded by the coding sequence ATGGCACCTGAATATAACCACGATCACGAAAACGAAATTACGCTCTTTGCAGAGACAAATTTTCGTAACCAAAAACGCAAATTCGGTATAAAAACCGACGACAGACGTCGTCATATTTATATTATCGGTAAAACCGGTATGGGTAAGACAACGCTTCAAGAGAACTTTGTCTTAGCTGATATTATGGCCGGTCATGGTTGTTGCTATGTGGATCCGCACGGCGATACAGCAGAAAAGCTTTTAGACTATATTCCGGCTCATCGCATTAACGATGTGATCTATTTTAATCCAGCGGACGTTGATTTTCCGATTGGATTTAATATTCTAGAAACAGAAAACGATGACCAAAAGCATCTTATTGCTTCTGGTTTAATGGGCGTCTTTAAAAAGATTTGGCCTGATGTTTGGAGTCCTCGCATGGAATACATTCTTATCAACTGTATTCACGCTCTTTTGGATTATCCAGGTGCTACATTACTCGGTATTAACCGTTTACTTGTCGATAAAGATTACCGCGCTCGTGTTATTACAAAAATCAAAGATCCTATTGTAAAAACATTTTGGGTAGCCGAGTTTACGCAATGGTCAGAAAAATACGCAACAGAAGCAATTGCACCGGTACAAAACAAGGTAGGACAATTTCTTTCTTCATCAATTATTCGTAATATTGTTGCACAGGTAAAATCTACAATAAATTTACGTCGTGTAATGGATGACGGAAAGATTTTGATTGTAAACCTCGCCAAAGGCCGTATTGGCGAAGATAATATGCGCTTACTTGGTGGGATGTTGGTGACAAAAATCCAACTCGCCGCACAAGAACGACAAAATGTACCAGAAAAAGATCGTCGAGACTTTTATCTTTACGTAGATGAGTTTCAGAATTTTGCGAACGAGTCTTTTGCGAGCATTCTTTCAGAGGCACGTAAGTTTCATTTAAATTTAACGGTTGCGCATCAGTATATTGAGCAGCTCGACGAAAAAGTCGCTGCCGCTATTTTTGGTAACGTCGGTACGATTATCGCGATGCGTGTCGGTGGCGCTGATGCAACAGCCATGGAAACAGAATTTGCACCTACCTTTACGCCAGAAGATCTCGTAAATTTGGCCAAATATCAGATCTATCTCAAGCTCATGGTTGATGGTGTCGCAACACCACCTTTTTCGGCAAATACATTAGCGCCAATCGCAACAAAAACAGACAATCAAGAAAAGGTTATCGCTGTTTCGCGTGAGCGCTATGCAGAGCCGCGTCATATTATTGAAGCGAAAGTTCTTCAGTGGAGTGGCATGGAGGCAAATACTCAGGCTCCAGATGCGCCTGTTAAAGCGGCGCCTATCCCTGCTGCCCTAGAGCAAGCAGTGCGCGAATTTGAAGAAAAGAAAAAACAAGGCGAACAAGCAGATATTATTCCTTCAGGGGATACAACATCTATTTTACCACCAGTTACCGCATCAGAAGAGCCAACGCTTAATGATGCAAATGTTAGCGATAGAGCAGTGCTTGTACCCGCCCAATCAATAAAAGAGAGTTCACTAGACCTTGGTGACGTTGATACAACAGAATACCTTAAGATTCGCCCAGAACGATTAGAGGCAATTAAAGCCTCGATCCCACAGGCACAAGGCAAAAAACAACGTCCTGACTTTCCGCATACCTGTTCGCGTTGTGGCAAGGTCTTTAATCTCGCTATTCAACTTGATACATCGCGCCCAATCTATTGTACGGACTGCCGTCCAATCGTAGCCGAAGAACGCAAGTCAAAGCAGGGGATGATTCGTAGTGTAAAACGTACAGCAGTGCCAGACGAAAAAGTCGCAGCAATTGTTCGCAAAGAAGATGAGGTTCGACCTGGGTTCTCATCAGCATCAGCTCAACCAAATCGTCCACGGATTATTCGTTCAGAGCAACCAGCGCCGCAAGTAAAAATCGTGCCAAAAGCTGATCAAGAAGATGAAGATCTCGATCTTTTAGCAGCTATTAAAAAAGCAAAAGGTGAAGATATTGTTACGAGTAAAAGCGCCCTCGAAGATCGCGCCGGTATGACCGAGGCTATTTCTGAGTTGATTACTAAGCCTGCAATGAACGCAAAGAAAAAGAGACGTCGTAGTCGCAATAAAAAACCACAAGAACAAGCTCAGCAAACATCTAGCTCAGCTTATGCAGGGCAAAAAAGTGATCCAGTAAAACGAGAAGTAGAGCCAACCAAGACTCATACGCTTACGCAAGGGGATAGAGTAAGGTTTGATGACATTGATCTATGA
- a CDS encoding membrane protein insertase YidC — MTALFHSIFFQPIFNLLIWLYGILPYKDIGISIILMTLIVKVITYPLALLQIKQQRDMQELQPKIEEIRKRLKDNQDEQAKELMELYKKEKVNPAAGCWPLLVQIPIFIALYQALNVGLKAGGYGDLYAFVPTPTSIQTIFIGLFDLTKPNYVLAVLAGLIQFLQTRHILKPPAATISQPPVIVAETKGAKDESMAAMMNKQMMYIMPVMTVFIGISLPGGLTLYWLVMSGLTLLQQVYVLRRMPPKIEPQLKG, encoded by the coding sequence ATGACAGCACTCTTTCACAGCATCTTTTTTCAGCCGATCTTTAATCTTTTGATTTGGCTCTACGGTATTTTGCCGTACAAAGATATCGGTATTTCTATCATCCTCATGACCTTGATCGTGAAGGTGATTACGTATCCACTGGCACTTTTGCAAATCAAGCAACAGCGCGACATGCAAGAACTTCAACCAAAAATTGAAGAAATTCGCAAACGTCTCAAAGACAATCAAGACGAGCAAGCAAAAGAGCTCATGGAGCTTTATAAAAAAGAAAAAGTGAATCCAGCCGCCGGTTGCTGGCCGCTCTTGGTTCAGATCCCGATTTTCATCGCGCTTTACCAGGCGCTTAATGTCGGATTAAAGGCAGGTGGTTACGGCGACTTGTATGCCTTCGTCCCAACACCAACATCTATACAGACAATCTTTATCGGGCTTTTTGATCTAACAAAGCCAAACTATGTTTTGGCGGTACTAGCTGGATTGATTCAGTTCTTGCAAACAAGACATATCCTTAAACCACCTGCAGCAACAATCTCACAGCCTCCTGTTATTGTTGCAGAAACAAAAGGCGCCAAAGACGAAAGCATGGCAGCCATGATGAACAAGCAAATGATGTACATCATGCCGGTGATGACGGTCTTTATCGGTATCTCTTTGCCAGGTGGGCTTACTCTTTATTGGTTGGTGATGAGCGGTCTTACGCTTCTTCAACAGGTTTACGTTCTTCGTCGCATGCCGCCGAAAATCGAACCACAGTTGAAGGGTTAA
- the secF gene encoding protein translocase subunit SecF, with protein sequence MKSFVVKYRHIWYSFSAVLILASLIGIGGYGIKQGIDFTGGSILAVRFEQRPSIADTDAALREAVQDLGSVVIQPAGESDIQIRTKALNEDEHAAVIEKLSQSFGTSTELRFDAIGPVIGKELRTKSLQGLIVTLLLILAYVAWAFRKVSGVVKSWQYGAVTIIAAFHDIIIPLGVFAFLGHYYGVEIGTPFVAAILTILGYSITDTIVVLDRVRENLRTREGSFAEIVEASIQQTMLRSFNTSVTTLLALVAIYLFGGSSLHDFTLTLIIGIAAGTYSSIFIASPLLVTMDKFSRRKK encoded by the coding sequence ATGAAATCATTCGTTGTTAAATATCGTCACATTTGGTACTCGTTCTCTGCGGTACTTATCCTTGCTTCTCTTATCGGTATTGGTGGTTACGGCATTAAACAAGGTATCGACTTTACCGGTGGCTCTATTCTTGCTGTGCGTTTTGAGCAAAGACCTTCTATCGCTGATACTGATGCAGCACTTCGTGAAGCGGTACAAGATCTTGGTTCCGTTGTTATTCAACCAGCAGGGGAGAGCGATATCCAGATTCGTACAAAAGCCCTTAATGAAGATGAACATGCGGCTGTTATCGAAAAGCTCAGCCAATCATTTGGTACTTCAACCGAGCTACGCTTCGATGCCATCGGCCCTGTCATTGGTAAAGAGCTTCGCACAAAGTCTCTTCAGGGTCTTATTGTGACCTTGCTCTTGATTCTAGCTTATGTTGCTTGGGCCTTTCGTAAGGTTTCGGGCGTTGTAAAGTCTTGGCAGTACGGTGCGGTTACTATTATTGCTGCCTTTCACGATATCATTATCCCGCTTGGTGTCTTTGCCTTCTTGGGTCACTACTATGGAGTAGAAATCGGCACACCGTTTGTGGCAGCGATTCTTACGATTCTCGGTTATTCGATCACAGATACAATTGTTGTTCTTGATCGTGTACGTGAAAATCTCCGTACTCGCGAAGGAAGTTTTGCAGAAATTGTCGAAGCATCCATTCAACAAACAATGTTGCGTTCGTTTAATACATCGGTCACAACCTTGTTGGCCTTAGTCGCTATCTATCTTTTTGGCGGATCAAGTCTTCATGACTTCACCCTCACATTGATTATCGGTATTGCAGCAGGTACGTATTCATCGATCTTCATCGCATCCCCATTATTGGTAACGATGGACAAGTTCTCTCGTCGAAAAAAATAA
- a CDS encoding succinylglutamate desuccinylase/aspartoacylase family protein: MKIPSFCCRIIGTQPGPSVAILGGTHGDELTGIEVVKHFLHTFGIEDCSRGIEVSKEIKGELLLIFGNPKAIALRQRGTTEGRDLNRYFIDEDLQREPSTEDPYDLVRARELAPLLASADFVFDIHATSAESPPFIVCGNDSSKHREIFQIFPVEYILMDLYNVLAMDEGLKHRATTDAYVEQCGGVAIGYETGKEDDLSRVIDIVQEMNRALQHVGIFEREAIKIHEAVSQQLYTLTHSIQAKDSYFKYVQGMDSGWQLVQKGQIIGHYLNGENECAPEQGMLLFPKSPHKIKKDKNLYYIAKPVI, from the coding sequence ATGAAAATACCATCATTTTGTTGCCGTATAATCGGTACTCAGCCAGGCCCATCGGTAGCTATACTCGGTGGCACTCACGGAGATGAATTAACGGGTATTGAGGTTGTAAAACATTTTTTACATACGTTTGGTATAGAGGATTGTTCTCGAGGTATCGAAGTATCAAAAGAGATAAAAGGTGAGCTTCTGTTGATATTCGGAAATCCTAAAGCAATTGCATTACGCCAACGAGGAACGACAGAAGGACGTGATTTAAATCGTTATTTTATTGACGAAGATCTTCAACGTGAACCATCAACAGAAGATCCATATGATTTGGTGCGTGCTCGTGAGTTGGCACCATTACTTGCTAGCGCAGATTTTGTTTTTGATATCCATGCGACGAGTGCTGAGTCACCTCCGTTTATCGTTTGTGGAAATGATTCATCAAAGCACAGAGAAATCTTTCAGATATTTCCCGTAGAGTATATTTTGATGGATTTATATAATGTTCTCGCTATGGATGAAGGGTTGAAACATCGGGCAACAACAGACGCTTATGTAGAGCAATGTGGAGGAGTAGCTATTGGATATGAAACAGGAAAAGAAGATGATCTTAGTCGCGTAATAGATATCGTTCAAGAAATGAATCGCGCTTTACAGCACGTCGGTATCTTTGAGCGGGAGGCTATAAAAATACATGAGGCTGTTTCTCAGCAACTTTATACACTTACGCATTCGATCCAGGCTAAAGATAGCTATTTTAAGTATGTTCAAGGGATGGATTCTGGATGGCAGCTTGTGCAAAAAGGCCAAATCATCGGGCATTATCTCAATGGAGAAAATGAATGCGCGCCAGAGCAAGGGATGCTACTCTTTCCTAAGTCGCCCCACAAGATAAAAAAGGATAAAAATTTGTATTACATCGCGAAGCCTGTAATCTAA
- the secD gene encoding protein translocase subunit SecD, with protein sequence MKHSKNNTLSRKTIVQRTLWLVLLFVLAGSYAYPGPANSLITAFNQATHAKIPTISSKFALGLDLQGGTSLEYEADLSRIAPSEHRDAMAGVRDVIERRVNTLGVSEPVVQVTQAGDAWRVQVELAGVNNVRDAIKLIGETPILEFKEQSTEKPRDLTEEEKQQLIQKNGEERKSIDELLVKAKADPTSFEALARENNTTAALKSKAGDLGELSFDYNDGPNEAIRVAAIAAEPGTVIDRVFEQQDSYTIAKVESITDNGTEVKASHLLITYQGNEGGLTSTVSKEDARKKIDELKSQATPENFADLVRQNSVEPNASSTAGELGWFAKGDMVEAFENTVFSQEVGTVSDVVESPFGFHLILKQDERASKKANVRIISVKKSQSTDIVPAPEEWKTTQLTGKQLQSAVVDFDQQTGQPQVALQFDDEGAKLFGELTKANIGKPIAIFLDGQPISTPVVNQEIFGGRAVISGSMSIEESKTLARRLQAGALPVPVELVSQQSVGATLGADSVNASLIAGLWGFILVAIFMILMYRIPGLVAVIALALYAALNATAFKAIPVTLTLAGIAGFILSIGIAVDANILQFERLKEELKLGKALPQALEEAFRRAWPSIRDGHVTVLISCVVLFGFSSSIIKGFAFTLAIGIGLSLFTAVVVTRTLMRYAISTKLKKYPALFLDKRS encoded by the coding sequence ATGAAACACTCAAAAAATAACACCCTTTCTCGCAAGACCATCGTGCAACGCACGCTTTGGCTCGTCTTGCTGTTTGTTCTCGCTGGCTCATACGCCTATCCAGGCCCAGCGAACTCACTTATCACTGCTTTTAATCAAGCAACGCATGCAAAGATACCAACGATTAGCTCAAAATTTGCGCTTGGTCTTGATTTGCAAGGTGGTACCAGTCTCGAATATGAGGCAGACCTTTCAAGAATCGCTCCAAGTGAACACCGCGATGCAATGGCAGGTGTTCGTGACGTTATCGAACGTCGTGTAAATACCCTCGGTGTTTCTGAGCCAGTGGTTCAGGTAACACAAGCAGGGGACGCTTGGCGCGTTCAAGTTGAACTCGCTGGCGTAAATAACGTACGCGATGCCATTAAACTTATTGGTGAGACACCGATTTTAGAGTTTAAAGAGCAAAGCACAGAAAAGCCTCGTGATTTAACCGAAGAAGAAAAGCAACAGCTTATACAAAAAAATGGAGAAGAACGAAAAAGCATTGACGAACTCTTGGTAAAAGCAAAAGCTGATCCAACAAGTTTTGAGGCGCTTGCTCGCGAAAACAATACAACCGCTGCACTTAAGTCTAAGGCAGGGGATCTTGGCGAGCTTTCTTTTGACTATAATGATGGTCCTAATGAAGCGATCCGTGTTGCTGCTATCGCGGCAGAACCTGGTACGGTTATTGATCGTGTTTTTGAACAACAGGATTCTTATACGATTGCTAAAGTAGAGTCCATTACAGATAATGGCACTGAAGTAAAAGCAAGCCATCTTCTTATCACCTACCAAGGTAATGAAGGCGGTCTTACATCAACGGTTTCAAAAGAAGACGCACGTAAAAAGATCGATGAATTAAAATCTCAGGCTACACCAGAGAATTTTGCTGATCTTGTACGTCAAAACTCCGTAGAACCAAACGCTTCAAGCACCGCTGGTGAGCTTGGATGGTTTGCGAAAGGAGATATGGTAGAAGCTTTCGAAAATACGGTCTTCTCACAAGAGGTAGGAACCGTTTCTGATGTCGTCGAGTCTCCTTTTGGCTTTCACCTTATCTTAAAGCAAGATGAGCGTGCTTCGAAAAAGGCAAATGTACGTATCATTTCGGTAAAAAAATCACAATCAACAGATATTGTGCCTGCACCAGAAGAGTGGAAGACAACACAGCTCACAGGTAAGCAATTGCAGTCTGCTGTTGTGGACTTTGATCAGCAAACAGGTCAACCACAAGTAGCGCTTCAGTTTGATGACGAAGGCGCAAAACTTTTTGGTGAGCTCACAAAGGCTAATATTGGTAAGCCAATCGCGATCTTCTTGGATGGTCAGCCAATTTCAACGCCAGTTGTTAATCAGGAGATTTTTGGTGGTAGAGCGGTTATTTCTGGCAGCATGTCTATCGAAGAATCCAAAACACTTGCTCGTCGTTTGCAGGCGGGCGCCTTGCCAGTACCGGTTGAGCTTGTATCACAGCAAAGCGTTGGCGCGACACTAGGCGCCGATTCTGTAAATGCTTCGTTGATCGCAGGCCTTTGGGGCTTTATCTTGGTCGCAATCTTTATGATCTTGATGTATCGCATCCCTGGTCTTGTGGCTGTTATTGCGCTTGCACTTTATGCAGCGCTCAATGCAACCGCCTTTAAAGCAATTCCTGTAACGTTGACGCTCGCTGGTATCGCTGGGTTTATTCTCTCGATTGGTATCGCGGTAGATGCAAACATTTTGCAATTCGAACGTCTAAAAGAAGAATTAAAGCTTGGCAAGGCATTACCTCAAGCGCTCGAAGAAGCGTTTCGTCGTGCTTGGCCATCCATTCGTGATGGTCATGTAACGGTGCTTATTTCTTGTGTTGTGCTCTTTGGCTTCTCATCATCTATCATCAAGGGCTTTGCGTTTACGCTTGCTATCGGTATTGGTTTGTCGTTATTTACGGCCGTTGTCGTTACACGAACCTTGATGCGCTATGCTATTAGCACCAAACTTAAGAAGTATCCGGCCTTGTTTCTCGACAAGCGTTCCTAA
- the uppP gene encoding undecaprenyl-diphosphatase UppP, with protein MILFTQIAQGVVLGAVQGLAEFLPVSSSGHLLLVPVLFGWEDQGLSFDVVLHLGTLIAIFWCFWSDIIGLAKNALHPATNKNEQLHARDVIVKIAVAATPALLIGYVLNSWLETHARNVQLVAFDLVVWGSLLWYADSRATSKENISLLEAKISWKQVLSIAFAQPLALLPGTSRSGITITAGLLSGMSRALAARFSFFVSIPVMMAAGGYGLLKLFLEGGMEHPLKLLSGFLTAAITGIFAIRLLLRYVVKESYVPFVIYRYALALIILFAA; from the coding sequence ATGATTCTATTTACGCAAATAGCACAGGGCGTTGTTTTGGGTGCGGTACAGGGCCTCGCCGAGTTTTTGCCTGTTTCATCAAGTGGGCATTTGCTCCTTGTTCCGGTGCTTTTTGGTTGGGAGGATCAAGGTCTTTCTTTTGATGTTGTTCTTCATCTCGGTACATTGATCGCTATTTTTTGGTGTTTTTGGTCAGATATTATTGGACTTGCAAAAAACGCTTTACATCCTGCTACAAATAAGAACGAACAATTACATGCGAGAGATGTAATTGTTAAAATCGCTGTCGCTGCAACACCAGCGTTATTGATCGGCTATGTGTTAAATAGCTGGCTCGAAACCCATGCTCGAAATGTGCAGCTCGTCGCGTTTGATTTAGTTGTTTGGGGTAGTTTACTTTGGTACGCAGATTCGCGTGCAACATCAAAAGAAAACATCTCGCTTCTAGAAGCAAAAATCAGCTGGAAACAGGTTTTGAGTATTGCTTTTGCGCAACCACTCGCACTACTCCCAGGAACGAGTCGTTCAGGAATTACGATTACCGCTGGACTATTATCCGGAATGTCCCGTGCTTTAGCGGCGCGCTTTTCTTTTTTTGTCAGTATCCCTGTTATGATGGCGGCAGGCGGTTATGGTTTGCTAAAGCTTTTTCTTGAAGGCGGAATGGAACATCCACTAAAGCTGCTTTCAGGATTCTTGACGGCGGCAATTACCGGTATTTTCGCCATCCGTCTGCTTTTAAGGTATGTTGTAAAGGAATCTTATGTCCCATTTGTCATTTACCGCTATGCGCTCGCGCTCATTATCCTATTTGCTGCCTAG
- the nusA gene encoding transcription termination/antitermination protein NusA produces the protein MASPITLAMKQIADEKNISYESVLDTVQTALAAAYRKDFGNKNQNIVVEFDPEKYDGLTGGIRVFDVKTVVEDMELDDEYFARLEAAQAPKKDEKGRFIRNQEEITDVALQEEFRFNPKTMIMISDARDLKPDAVLNEEMRVELSVPAAFGRMAAQTAKQVILQKLREAERTVIYSDFKGREGELMNVTVQRREGRIVLIDLGRATGVLLPEDQIESERYYPGTRLKALLRSVEMTGRGPEIRLSRTSPTLISALFGQEIPEVLNGTVEIRNIVREPGSRAKVAVMSPDDSVDPIGSCIGQRGMRIQAVIRELGGEKVDVVLWHEDAKEYIESSLSPARVISVSLDEDEHLATVLVPSDQLSLAIGKGGQNVRLAAKLTGWKITVQEEGGKAFDGTEPVIVAAEDITEIAAIASSAADADEENAEPTLEEEILEQTPTIAEAAPSSDES, from the coding sequence ATGGCCTCACCAATTACGCTTGCGATGAAACAAATCGCTGACGAAAAGAACATTTCCTACGAATCCGTACTTGATACGGTGCAAACCGCGCTTGCGGCTGCCTATCGCAAAGATTTTGGTAATAAGAACCAAAATATTGTGGTTGAGTTTGATCCAGAAAAATACGACGGTCTTACCGGTGGTATTCGTGTTTTTGATGTCAAAACGGTTGTCGAAGACATGGAGCTCGACGATGAATACTTTGCTCGTCTAGAGGCAGCGCAAGCTCCAAAAAAAGATGAGAAAGGTCGCTTCATCCGCAACCAAGAAGAGATTACCGACGTCGCTCTTCAAGAAGAGTTCCGTTTTAATCCAAAAACAATGATCATGATTTCTGACGCTCGTGATCTTAAGCCAGACGCTGTTCTTAACGAAGAGATGCGTGTTGAATTGTCCGTACCTGCAGCTTTTGGTCGCATGGCAGCGCAAACCGCAAAGCAAGTGATTTTGCAAAAACTTCGTGAAGCAGAGCGTACCGTTATCTATTCTGATTTCAAAGGACGTGAAGGTGAATTGATGAATGTGACCGTGCAACGCCGCGAAGGTCGTATTGTGCTTATTGATCTTGGTCGTGCAACAGGTGTTCTTCTTCCAGAAGATCAAATCGAATCCGAGCGTTACTACCCAGGTACACGTCTTAAAGCTCTCTTACGTTCTGTTGAGATGACGGGTCGTGGTCCAGAAATTCGTTTGTCACGTACATCTCCTACGCTTATTTCGGCATTATTTGGTCAAGAAATCCCTGAGGTTTTAAACGGGACTGTAGAGATTCGTAATATTGTTCGTGAGCCAGGTTCTCGTGCCAAGGTAGCGGTTATGTCACCAGATGACTCCGTTGATCCAATCGGTTCTTGTATCGGTCAACGTGGTATGCGTATCCAGGCGGTTATCCGCGAACTTGGTGGCGAAAAAGTAGACGTTGTTCTTTGGCACGAAGATGCAAAAGAATATATCGAATCATCTCTTTCACCGGCTCGTGTTATTTCTGTTTCTTTGGATGAGGACGAGCATCTTGCTACGGTTTTGGTTCCATCGGACCAACTTTCACTTGCCATCGGTAAAGGCGGACAAAATGTACGTCTTGCAGCCAAGCTCACCGGCTGGAAGATCACGGTTCAAGAAGAAGGTGGCAAAGCCTTTGATGGTACCGAGCCAGTTATTGTTGCAGCTGAAGATATTACAGAGATCGCAGCTATCGCTTCAAGTGCAGCAGATGCTGACGAAGAAAATGCAGAGCCAACACTCGAAGAAGAGATCCTTGAACAAACACCTACGATTGCAGAAGCTGCTCCTTCGTCGGATGAAAGCTAA